A region from the Leopardus geoffroyi isolate Oge1 chromosome C2, O.geoffroyi_Oge1_pat1.0, whole genome shotgun sequence genome encodes:
- the GHSR gene encoding growth hormone secretagogue receptor type 1, whose amino-acid sequence MWNATPSEEPGYNLTLPDLGWDAPPDNDSFADELLPLFPAPLLAGVTATCVALFVVGIAGNLLTMLVVSRFRELRTTTNLYLSSMAFSDLLIFLCMPLDLVRLWQYRPWNFGDLLCKLFQFVSESCTYATVLTITALSVERYFAICFPLRAKVVVTKGRVKLVILVIWAVAFCSAGPIFVLVGVEHENGTDPRDTNECRATEFAVRSGLLTVMVWVSSVFFFLPVFCLTVLYSLIGRKLWRRKRGEAAVGASLRDQNHKQTVKMLAVVVFAFILCWLPFHVGRYLFSKSFEPGSLEIAQISQYCNLVSFVLFYLSAAINPILYNIMSKKYRVAVFRLLGFEPFPQRKLSTLKDESSRAWTESSINT is encoded by the exons ATGTGGAACGCGACGCCGAGCGAGGAGCCGGGGTACAACCTCACGCTGCCGGACCTGGGCTGGGACGCTCCCCCCGACAACGACTCGTTTGCCGACGAGCTCCTGCCGCTCTTCCCCGCGCCGCTGCTGGCCGGCGTCACCGCCACCTGCGTGGCACTCTTTGTGGTGGGCATCGCGGGCAACCTGCTCACCATGCTGGTGGTGTCGCGCTTCCGCGAGCTGCGCACCACCACCAACCTCTACCTGTCCAGTATGGCCTTCTCCGACCTACTCATCTTCCTCTGCATGCCCCTCGACCTCGTCCGCCTGTGGCAGTACCGGCCCTGGAACTTCGGCGACCTGCTCTGCAAACTCTTCCAGTTCGTCAGCGAGAGCTGCACCTATGCCACGGTGCTCACCATCACCGCGCTGAGCGTCGAGCGCTACTTCGCCATCTGCTTCCCGCTGCGGGCCAAGGTGGTAGTCACCAAGGGCCGGGTGAAGCTGGTCATCTTGGTCATCTGGGCCGTGGCCTTCTGCAGCGCCGGGCCCATCTTCGTGCTGGTCGGGGTGGAGCACGAGAACGGCACCGACCCTCGGGACACCAACGAGTGTCGCGCCACCGAGTTCGCGGTGCGCTCCGGACTGCTCACGGTCATGGTGTGGGTTTCCAGCGTCTTCTTCTTCCTGCCCGTCTTCTGCCTTACTGTGCTTTACAGCCTCATCGGCAGAAAGCTGTGGCGGAGAAAGCGCGGCGAGGCGGCGGTGGGCGCCTCGCTAAGGGACCAGAACCACAAGCAAACCGTGAAAATGCTGG CTGTAGTGGTGTTTGCTTTCATCCTCTGCTGGCTGCCCTTCCACGTAGGGcgatatttattttccaaatcctTCGAGCCCGGCTCCCTGGAGATCGCTCAGATCAGCCAGTACTGCAACCTGGTATCCTTTGTCCTCTTCTACCTCAGCGCTGCCATCAATCCCATCCTGTACAACATCATGTCCAAGAAGTACCGGGTGGCAGTGTTCAGActtctgggatttgaacccttcCCCCAGAGGAAGCTCTCCACTCTGAAGGATGAAAGTTCTCGGGCCTGGACAGAATCTAGCATTAATACATGA